In a single window of the Nocardioides sp. L-11A genome:
- the truB gene encoding tRNA pseudouridine(55) synthase TruB, translating into MTASGVPSGLVVVDKPGGMTSHAVVSRVRRAMGTRKVGHAGTLDPMATGVLVLGVERATRLLGHLMLTEKTYDATVRLGRSTSTDDAEGEVVADTPAGGLATAAVLAAFEEQVGDILQVPTAVSAIKVDGKRAYQRVRDGEQVELTARPVTVHELTVHGQRVVGDWLDVDITVRCSSGTYIRAIARDVGSALGVGGHLTALRRTAVGPFTLAQADTDLDRLTPIPLERAARDCFPALDLDADQAQAVRYGRPLPLRIDTLTGVFAPSGEFLALYRPEGGAARPAAVFVG; encoded by the coding sequence GTGACCGCGTCCGGCGTGCCGTCGGGTCTCGTCGTCGTCGACAAGCCCGGAGGCATGACCTCGCACGCCGTCGTGTCCCGAGTGCGCCGGGCGATGGGCACCCGCAAGGTGGGTCACGCCGGCACCCTCGACCCGATGGCGACGGGCGTGCTGGTGCTGGGCGTCGAGCGGGCCACCCGGCTGCTCGGTCACCTGATGCTCACCGAGAAGACCTACGACGCCACGGTGCGCCTCGGCAGGTCGACGTCGACCGACGACGCCGAGGGCGAGGTCGTCGCCGACACCCCGGCGGGGGGCCTGGCCACGGCGGCGGTCCTGGCCGCCTTCGAGGAGCAGGTCGGCGACATCCTCCAGGTGCCGACGGCGGTCAGCGCGATCAAGGTCGACGGCAAGCGCGCCTACCAGCGGGTCCGCGACGGCGAGCAGGTCGAGCTCACGGCCCGTCCCGTGACCGTCCACGAGCTGACGGTGCACGGTCAGCGGGTCGTGGGCGACTGGCTGGACGTCGACATCACGGTCCGCTGCTCCAGCGGCACCTACATCCGGGCCATCGCCCGCGACGTCGGCAGCGCGCTCGGGGTCGGCGGGCACCTGACCGCGCTGCGCCGTACCGCGGTCGGGCCGTTCACCCTGGCCCAGGCCGACACCGACCTCGACCGGCTCACCCCCATCCCGCTCGAGCGGGCCGCGCGTGACTGCTTCCCCGCCCTGGATCTCGACGCCGACCAGGCCCAGGCGGTCCGCTACGGCCGGCCGCTGCCGCTGAGGATCGACACGCTCACCGGCGTGTTCGCGCCGAGCGGCGAGTTCCTCGCGCTCTACCGCCCGGAGGGCGGAGCCGCCCGTCCCGCGGCCGTGTTCGTCGGCTGA